A stretch of DNA from Xyrauchen texanus isolate HMW12.3.18 chromosome 31, RBS_HiC_50CHRs, whole genome shotgun sequence:
gcagcaaccttggttttcctcaggaggtctcccatccaggtactggccaggctcaaccctgcttcgctttagtgggcaaccaggcaagaactgcagggtgatatggctgccaaaTAAATTGCAagtttatttctcacaattatgattttatttcaCACAATTACAATTTAATATCTCACAATTGAGTGTTTAAATCAGGTAATTGTAAGTTAGAAAATTGAAAAGTCACAAGTGTTaaataaaaagtcagaattaGCCTGgccgttttatttttattacctgGCGAGATCCATCTTCTATAGTACCCCAATGGCATATTGAATGTCTCCACAAATATAGTAAAATTATAACTCTTATAAGTTGCCTGAAGATCAAGGTACCACATAGTTACGTCATTAATAGGATTAATTAGCAACGTTTTCATGATCTGATCACGTCATTTCTCGAATGTTATTTAATCTTCTGAATGATAAAACTTTACAAATACGTCATCACACAGgaataaaatataaacacaaaaatgttgACTATAAAGTGCTTGAGTttagccacagacagacagaaagttgtTTTGTTCATCTCTTGCATGTGACCAgtaacaaaacaaactacatcagatgataatgagcttcttttacagtcattaaaatggcaaaaaaagtaatttaaacaaATCATGCACAGAAAAATATGAACCTAAATGTCACAGATGATGATTCAACTAAATCTACAACCTAACTGATTCAGAACAAGTATACGAAAGCCAATGTTGCATTCTTTCCTCATACTGTAGGCTGAATAATTGTAATGATATGTGATAAATGATACAGTGAACGGTAAAAGCTTTATCATGCGAATGTATGCAGTATTATTTGTACACATGCTAATGTTAGTCAATACAAATCAAACACTAGACAGATCCTCAGAGTATGAAGACGGCCTTTATTAGTGACATCAGACAATATTTAAACACAGCAGGCAAACAAGTTGATCTAGAAATAATCAACACTGAACTAAGTAATATATTGTTGATCTAATATGCAATATTTTCTTAAtattaaaatgcttaaaaagaatgttatagagacttgggggtggcaTATTTTGACTTAgtatcaccctggcaactgccttGCAACCATCCAGAGCATCCCAGTATCCATGTATCAACATCAGAACATCGTAGCGTCTCATGTGGTGGGATCTTTTGATTCAGGGCAGTGTACGGAGGCCCTTTGTGGGACATTGTGATGACAAGTTTTGCCACGCCAAGCACCACTCACACTTACTTCAGATCTAGTTTATATAGAACATTTAAAAGCTGAAGAAATTAACAAAATCCTGGACATTTAAGGAAAATTCCATTACAATCCACAGAATTGTTTTGCaaggaaacaaaataaatataataaaataaaaatgtaaagacattaATGACATCATACagatattaattataattaagaataaaaaaataaaaaaagaaaatggatgaCCATAGACTTCTCAACAACCAGTTATTTCTCTGAGAGAAATGCACTTTGAAGCAGgattcaaaaaaattattaaatgaatcaCCCACATCCTGCTGTCTGAACAAATGTTGTCagtgtttttttcttattttacacCATTTTGTGCCAATCAGTGCAATAATGGGAGTGAGCCATTCTTACATGCTATTTGTTGATGTCACATAACGTATTTGCACAACATTTTGTAAGTTTGGGATTGTGACTTCATTCATTAAGCGTATGCCCACTGTAATTTGTTTATTGTGTGCTTGGTTTAaggtttaaagaaatattcacaGTAGGCTTGGGTGGCGAGAGTGATTTACAAAATACTGGAGTTGTATGATCTTTACCGATTAACGGTTCCCCTGTGTGAATTGTCTGGCGATATGGTTGGGACAACATACTCTGGTAGTGTTTCCAGCTGCTCATTTCAGCAGTAGCGCTGCCCCCTACTGAGTCTAAAGTGTAAAACACAGCACTACCAATGTATTTTGATTTCCAAATAAATAACTCTGAAGGCTACTGAACACTTTAAATAAATTTGAAGAATGAATGAGTGTGTAATCAGGTTAAAGAATAATCGGGTACACCTCTAACAGACtccaattaaataaatgataaattgtTTCTGATGCTGCTCATTTGGAAGAAATTCCATCTTTGGGTTTATCTGAATTTTAACCTATTTACTTGACATCGTTGGACctgaagatcttttttttttcttaatgtgAACACTTTGGCAACACTTTCTTTCATGTTTCCAAACTATTTTTGCTTTGCTGAAACTTTTCCCACATGAAGAACAgtggtatggtttctctccagtatgaattctttcaTGTGTTTTCATGTTGTGTGACatactgaaactctttccacagtgtgaacactcgtatggtttctctccagtatggattctctcatgtgttttcatgttttgaaacagagtgaaactctttccacagtgtgagcacttgaatggtttctctccagtatggattctctcatgtgttttcatgttttgtgacagagtgaaactctttccacagtgtgagcacttgaatggtttctctccagtatggattctcttgtGTGTTCTCAGGTTTTGAGCCAAAGCAAAACTCTTtttacagtgtgagcacttgtaaggtttctctccagtatggattctttcATGTGATTTCAACCCATCTggccgagtgaaactctttccacagtgtgagcacttgaatggtttctctccagtatggattctctcatgtgttttcaggcttTCTGACTGAGTGAAAGTCTTTTCAcattgtgagcacttgtatggtttctctccagtatggattctcttgtgtgttttcaggtttactgactgagtgaaactctttccacagtgcgagcacttgtatggtttctctccagtatggattctctgaTGTGTTTTCAGGATTTCTGTATGAGAGAAACTCTTTCCATTCTTTTTAGAATTTGAgcaactcaaagatttttctTCAGTAATGAAATGATGATATTTCTcttccacttcattcagttcttgatgTTCCTTGTTAACTTCCATCAGCTCTGCAATTAACACAATATGTTGACAAGAAATCAATTTAAGAGGAACAAATGTAAAAAGAAACCAAATTGAACCACAATATAaactattaatataaataataaaaaaacgaaaTTGTTATAGTTTTATGATCTTCCTTTagatccacttataatgttagtaaagtctTTTTCACCAACAATAGTCAGAATTTATTTATACATGATCCCTTTTCAACTCTGTCTAAACACTAAATTTTCAAAGACACTGGTCTACATGGCGTGACATCTCACATCTCCTGTCTCTTTTTACATACAGAAATGGCGTGCAGTTTTCTCAGCCAGTGGTTGAGCAGTTAAAGGGATCAgcacagacacatttttaaaagtacttttACTTCTCTTAAAACATGGCCCACATCACAAAAAATAATCCAAACTATTAATAATGTTCATCTGCATGTTTAcacagaccaacaattaaaaatagtgcagataggTTCAGGACTTGTTTATACTAATAACAGCAAAATGTGATGGTGTTgtaatggtggtggcgtagtgggctaaagcacataactgttaatcagaaggttgctggttcgatccccacagccaggcacataactccaggttgctccgggggaattgtccctttaataagtgcactgtaagtcgcttttgataaaagcatctgccaaatgcataaatgtaaatcactgtaaattgtagcaacatctCTTCGACCTTTCAGGTGAGGCTCGTGTTTTTAACAATAACCTGAGGAAgtactcatttaaactaatatattaatctgtTTTAATCCAGGTTTCAGTCATAGcgaatccaaactatgatctgtaataatttcatttaaaattggtGATTTGGATGAGAGCAATCTAAcatttagtagccctacctttatatgtttatcttctttttttcttatCTTCAAGATTGAcatc
This window harbors:
- the LOC127625003 gene encoding zinc finger and SCAN domain-containing protein 2-like; its protein translation is MFIMREQVDVIHAGEQQLLQTPVKIEVKHEEIKEEITTEEEQRDEDDEQQMLQTPVKIELKQEEIKEEITTEEEQRDEDDEQQMLQTPVNIELKQEEIKEEITTEEEQRDEDDEQQMLQTPVKMCSVKLLDCRNLMKMRGETTAEEQQSDEDDDEIKAEEQQSDEDDFIPSELMEVNKEHQELNEVEEKYHHFITEEKSLSCSNSKKNGKSFSHTEILKTHQRIHTGEKPYKCSHCGKSFTQSVNLKTHKRIHTGEKPYKCSQCEKTFTQSESLKTHERIHTGEKPFKCSHCGKSFTRPDGLKSHERIHTGEKPYKCSHCKKSFALAQNLRTHKRIHTGEKPFKCSHCGKSFTLSQNMKTHERIHTGEKPFKCSHCGKSFTLFQNMKTHERIHTGEKPYECSHCGKSFSMSHNMKTHERIHTGEKPYHCSSCGKSFSKAKIVWKHERKCCQSVHIKKKKRSSGPTMSSK